In Synchiropus splendidus isolate RoL2022-P1 chromosome 11, RoL_Sspl_1.0, whole genome shotgun sequence, the DNA window gatagatagatagacggacggacggacggacggacggacggacagacagacagacagacagacagacagacagacagacagatagatagatagatagatagatagatagatagatagatagatagatagatagatgatggatggatggattgatggagggatgggcgggcggacagacagacagacagacagacagacagatagatagatagatagatagatagatagatggacggacggacggacagacagacagacagacagacagacagacagacagacagacagacagacagatagacagaacTTCATTAATCCCCTGGGAAGGTTCCATGTAATGTTTTACTCGTGAAAGGTTGAATAGATCACCACCAGAAATGGGGGGAAGCACCAGGCTGGGAAATATTTTACCGAGGGTGGAGTACCACTGGAGAATATGTGAACACCAGTGGTGAAGCCATTTGGCTGCACAGAAATGAAATCAGTCAATCCACTGGTCCATCACGTTGGCTCTGTTTTGCAGGATGATCCAGCATGAGCGATACGGTGTCCTGACCTTAGTCAACAGCACTGGCGCTGACACCGGGGAGTTCACTTGTTACCCAACGCGCTGTGAAGACACAGACTGCAGAAAGGATTACGACAAAGCTGTCAAAGTCTTTGTCTTCTTTACAGGTATAATATATTTTACAGGTATCATATATAATGATGCTCGCACGGGCACTCCTTCTGATAGTTGCCCTTCATTCCACCAGCCTGTTGATAGCACCGCCTAATCTTATCAACCATCTTTCATATCTCACGCACCACTCAGATCCACATGAGCTCTTCGTCCCATCAGCCGACTATTACGAGGTGGTTCAGCTGAGGACCAACTGGCCCACGCTCCTGCCGTGCCAGGTGACATCGCCTCAGGCCCAGGTGACTTTGCACCGGGAGTACCCACCCGCAGAGGTGGCCGTGGACGGGGCGGAGATCTCCTTTGATGTGAAGAAGGGCTTCACCATCCATCGGCCCAGGCCTCACCACGCCGGGGCCTTGTACTGCGTGGCCAGTCTGGGCAGCCTGAGGCAGAGCTCCACCAAGTACATGCTCATCTATGTGAACTGTGAGTTTCTGGGCTCTGAGCTTATCGCCTGCTGGGCTGAGAGGAATGAGTCAATAGCAGTCAATCGTCTGAACATGAAAGCCATAAAACCCACATCAACCCTCATTACTGGATCGGCAGCAGTGCGGGAACTACCGACACGATAATGACGATATTGTTATGTGTCATATATTACATCTCTCAGTGAGAGAATTattaaacacatcaacagacaaTTAGCTTTTCAAGTGACTCAGTCTGCTGCCATGTCATTGGTCAGACCCCACGGCGCCGCCCGCCCCGGTGATCCAGGCCTCTGAGAGCTCTCTGGCCGTGGGGGAGAATCTGCGAGTCTCCTGCAGCGTGGTGGGCGAGCAGGACGTGGCTGTGGAGATCAGCTGGGAATATCCGGGACAGCAGGTCAGGATCAAGTCACCAGTCcgtcttcactgtcatcacagAGACCACCATTTGGTGGCCACATTTGTAATGTTATTACGTTGTGTaatctgtgttttatttcaaaagctctgatatatatatatatatatatatatatatatatatatatatatatatatatatatatatatatatatatatatatatatatattccaattGAAAGATAcatatttcactttattttatttaacgcCAGTTCTATATTATCTTTATTAGACGTAGTATGAATGAACACTCATTTGCATCcccactgtatttttattttttttttattatttttttacaaaccAGTATCTACACATTTGGTCAATATATTTCACGGGACATATGTAAGTGTAATGTGCTCAAactgacagcagatggcagtagacTTGTAAAAGACGATGCTGCGAATGAACGCGAAAGCTTTCCCAACATTAGTAAATCCATAttttacggaagaggattagggccagtgaagaaaagaaaaaaaaaggcagaattctCACTTAAATCTCGGAATTCTcacattaaagtcagaattctgagaaaaaaaatcggaattctcactttaaagtgacttaAATCTGAGATTCAAGTATTCTCACTTTGAGACGTTGAGCAATGAATTGTGAGGCGGGAAACGTCTGCTGTTTGTTCCATTGTACGTTGAGATCTTTGGCTATTTTAAGATGAACTGCTCAGGTGACTGGACAAGACCAAATGAAAATCAAAGTGGGAGCTACAGAAAAACAGGAGAACTAATGTATTTGGttgagaggtcagaggtcggacTGACCAAGGCTTCACTGCTTCGTGGTGTCTCTCCAGATCGGGAGGCCTCAGTACACGCAGGAGAGCGTCACCCCGGTGGGAGGAGCTCCGCCTCGGCAGCAGACCCACTCGGTTCTCCTGGTGGATGAGGTGAGGGACGTGGATCAGGGCACCTACACCTGCACGGCTCAGAACCTTCAAGGGGAAAAGTCAGTGTCCACCACCGTCAAGATCGTACCCAAAGTGAAGCCTCGGAAACCCTGAGCCTCTCCTGCCATTGTAGCTGCCTTCATCAGTTCAGACAGATGAAATAACTGTAAACACTCTGTGTAAAAGCTTTGATAAACAACTGTAAAAACATTTCTGTCTCGACTGACTGATTCTTGccaatgattttattttgaggtttcaGGTTATTTATcgctttaaaatgaataataaagttAACTTTAAGTACTAACATGATTGAAGGGTGAACTGATGATTCGGAACAACAATGATTTCAAGTTCTATATTCTATCGTACTTTATGTTTTACTCTTCACTGACAATGCACAGGACGCAGGACATCTTCAGTTCTGGATCTCCAGATTTCAGAGTTTcgtatattgttttttttttttcaaatgcacgcaggttaaataaaaataattttataatgaggattgtgattttttttttccccttctaatccaattattttaaaatactttgtTGTTCGGTTGAGcacgagatttttttttcttttatggaCGCATGAAAAGCTTTGTTTTGGAAGGTAGTGTTAtagtaaaatacaaataaataaataaataaataaaacgaagGTGACAGTAGAGTTTCCCAGCGATGATGTGAATCTCCTCCTCGGTAACACGCGAGTGTGAGCGTCCGTCTTTTCGCCGCTAGATGGCAGCGTCTCCCTCATCCTGCGCACTCGTCAGCGAAGGGGCAACTTTCCCTGGGACTTCCACGCTTCCTCTCAGTCCGCTGCTCGGAGCTCGGAGGGAAAACACTGCGCGTTCGTGTCGCCGCTGAGGCTTGGCGGAGTAACATTATCTGACCTTGTCACCGAGAGGAGATCCAGAGCTGAAGATGTCCTGCGTGCAGAACATGGTAAGCCTCTTCAATCCTGACGTCAGGGATGTTGTGTGTGGTGGTCCTCGCAGAAACAAGCACTAACTTAACACGGGCTGCAGCATGCAGAGGTGATATAGTGTGGTCAGTTCAGGAGAAGCTTCTCCAGTGGCCATGTGGCGGTCTCCTGCATGagtgtgtttgaagtgttgctCTGTCACAGTTGTGTATGTTGGAGATGGTCTCACACTTCACACACCCTGTTTATGTGTCGGGCGACACAACACAACCCTGATTCTGTGTGGGTGTTGGAGGGGGAGATTGTCTCAGTCTTGGGGGCTGTCGTCGTGGAGACCAGAGGCcgcaggtgacctctgacctggggACTCATGGAGCGCTGCTGGAATGGCTTCTTTTATTGGCGTCCGCTGACGCAAGTGAAGTGGCGGCTTTGACAAAAGAGACACAAAAGATGAGCGGCCACGGCCGGAGAACGCTGCTGTGACTTAGGATTACGGCTGATGTCACCGTGGCGACGCCTGCCGGCATCACACGCACGGTTGAAGTGCTGTTTTGGGCTGCGGCCCGACGCCACTGGCCACTTCTTCACAGGAGCAACTGATGTGTTGGGTCGTACAACCCTTACTGATTTTCACTGTTATCATATTGAAACTGGTGTCACCTGGTTTCACAGGAGCAAATCCCTCAGGGACTGAACTCTTTACTGACAATGACCGGACCTCACTGCCCAATCACatcaaaatatttgcataaaaaAAGTGAATCGACCTGAAAGAGGAATATGGCCCGTCCTGGGTCTGACCCTTGTTCTCCTCCCAGGTGTCTGGAAACCATGGAGGAAGCCGACTGAATACTGTGGTTGCAACAGGTCAGCTGCGGGTGTTATCACACTCGATCACTTTTGGGGCcaagaatgaaaacacagtccAAGTGGCGGCCTGAACAAAAGGTTTATTTACTTGACTACAGCAGGAAACATCAGTCGGATATCAGCCAGTCTGACACAGTCATCCCCTTCACCAAACACTCCcttcagtttctgtttttttggaaGTTCCCTTCTTATTGTTGACAGAAACAGCGTCTGTTCCTGAGTGTCACTGATCTCTGCATCTACACTACTCCGTCATATAAGTCCCCTCCCTCCATTTTTCAACAGAATGATGACGTCTGTAATCTCCTGTTGAAGGTCAAAGCTGCTCTCTGAAGGTCATGATATGGACATGCATGAAAGGCCGTCAAGTTTTGGGAGCATTTTAACTGACTATTGAACTACCAGAAATACGACCACATGCTTGATAACACAGTCAACAGCCTTCTGACTCAGCGATTCTTCTATCGGACGCGTGCGGTGGAGTCTTCTTACCACCACACACCAGATTCTCCAGTGAATCTCACATTGCACCGTCGCGCACTGGCAAACAAGACCAAGCAAATGTCAGTTATAGCCATAAAACCTCTGTTTATGTTCCTTATTTATGACGCTGGATTAATGATTGAGCAGATAAAAAATCCATTTATCCATCAATTATTCAGACGCTGGAAaatggaatgtctgatcgtgagaAATAAGATCTAAAAATGAAAGTTCGGACTTAAACAGAGCTCGGCTTTGAGATTTTATATCTTTATTCTGCTtctctgtttggtgtttcattCAACAAAATATTAGAATAAAGCAAAGAGCAGCTACGCTGCTTGACCAAAGCCCATTCTGGTGCCTCTTCTCTGTCTTGGTTCAGCTGTTCTGGGGGTCGActctctcctgaggaggagccTGGAACAGCTGATGAAACACCCATCACGGCTCAGCATTTACTGCAGGAGACGACTCAAACGTACTCACTGACCAGTTTCTCTGTGAGGAGAGTGAGATCAATACACTGCTGACATCATCTGAAGGAGTCGGGCTCCTGCGTGCAGGAGTACAGAAGCCAAGGTTGGGATGGTCTTTGTTCACTTGTTCTCAGAGAAATCGCCTCAATCCTACTTTGCTTTTTCATGAGTTTCTGAGTGTTCACACTTATGGCTCCTAATCCTCCCAAACAAGACGCCCCGGAGGCCAAGCTCGGTCGCACAAAGAAAAACCCTCCACTTGTGTAGTTGTCCCCTCTTGGCCTGTCCTTTCAGACGCCACTGTTCTCCCTCCGTGCTGTCCGTCACCTGGGACTCCCACAACATCAGGGTGACGGTCCAGAGCCAAGTGGATTTCCGTCTGTTGTCACACAGGAATGCGTATCGTTTCGGCCTTTTGTCCCACAACGTGTCCCTTTGCTCTGCACCAAAGacatcaagagaaaaaaaaaatgttttactccCAATGTCAACAACAACTTATAGTTTCCTTTAACTGTTGACAAACATTTTGGATAAGAGGATTCAGAAACTcctacaacaaaaacatgtggaTATGTTGTCCAATATTTGACTTTACATTTACAACTTTGTATagtcaaatattttttattgattctTAGTGATtgtttattatatataaaagtatttgttgacaaaaaaaaccttgattTTGTTGGATGAGTACCATGTAGTTTTGTGTGGCTGGGAGCCATCTCCGAGCACATTTCCAAGGTCTCGGTCTCGTCTATGAAGTGCATTTAGACTGTTCCACAGCCACGGAGAATTTTTCAAACGTGTGAAATTCCTGAGCTCCAACGCAGCCAATAAAGGCTTTGTGTGAGCTATCGAAAGTGGTTAACATTCCCCAAAAGTCCTGTTACCATAGTTACTGTCCATCTATAGCTTTGTGTATAAAAACgcattaataataatgttgcgGTGTTGTCTGACTACAGACTCACAGTTCCTCGGGCTCAGCTGCCTGTGCTGATGTGCCTGCTAACATTAATGCTCAAAGTTATGCACGGATCCAGATATgggcggagccttctgtccattcatttcctccgtattccTGCACGTTTCCACGGAGCTTACTGAtgcagaccaaacagagcagtaccagtggaaaccatggggggcagtgttgctgttactccaCGATACGTAGCTCTcaggagacaggaagaagacacaacaatggtggaaactctccgtcctccagtggtcATATATTTaccagcctcaccgaccaccgcctcctacaacgctgcctccgtttcctcttctgcgcaagagctacatgatcaacactgactccacggtcgccatgttggtttgggagtttgttgttgtcatccacatctgactctgagctgctccccctgctggatatattggtgagcagCACCAACGTAAAGAggaatgtgatcagtgacggtgacATGGTTTGAAACAGACAGAGCCCTTGGCCCTTGGAATGAATGAAAGGGTGAATGAAAAGTGCGGCAGGCGACGCCTTGTTTTCATCATGGCTTTTTTAAGAACTCAATTGTATAGCTGTTGGCCATGAGGCTCCACGTCTTATTTTGTGCTCCTGGGACCGTCAGGACCCATTGACCTTCAGAGGGGAGAGGTCCACGGGTGTGTAGGAGGCCCCTGACTGTGCTCTTTGTCTGACATGCCGCACCAAAATAGCTCCTCACTCTCTCCATCTCGAAGTCATACAGAATCTTTTCCTGCCACTGCTGCCTTGTCCACATTGGGAGCAGCTTTCTTGTGTCGGTGTGGACTGGGCCGTATCACTTCCTTGTTCCTTTATTGATGGGCCTTATCTCAGGGGAGGAGGGCGAGGATTCATGTGCCCGCTGAAGATAACAGAAGCGTGGTTGTGTtggacttctctctctctgttttgtcTGAAGATCTGCCGCACAATAGACCCCGCGCTGACTGTGAGTGGGCACGGCGGTTTATTTTTATCCACCTTTACTAGTTGGGTCGCCATCGCGCCGCGCTCCGCTCACTTCGTCGCTTTCTTTCAAAGATAAACTTCAACACACGAGTCAGTCGTCGCACAATAAACATCACAATCAGGTGAGGTCATGGCTGTGAGCTCATGAATTATGATCTATTTATGGACATGTAGGCCACAACAATAAGACCACGTCTGCTGTCAGCATCAGCCTTGCTGTTCACACTCTTTGCGTCGGAAATGAGAGCACAGCAAACACTAGAACGCCGAGCACAGAGCTCCAGTTTTGCCCTTCGACTGGCTGATTTTTTTGGAGATAAATAAATGGCAACAGCTAATATGgaaacttgaaaaataaaacaaaaataaatgcagatgaaaGGGGATTTGATGAAAAatacctacacacacacacatatatatatatatatataatttattttattattatttttctttaacataTATTTCCTGTTCCAAAGTGCCGGTAATGTACTGTTCAACAAGCAGTATGCATTTTGTTGAAACTGCAACTGATGCATGCAACTGGTCGTTTTCATCCATTCGAACTGTGCAAATCAATATGGCGGCCATTTCTCCGccttcatccctcttcactcATTTGTAAAATACTGTTACGTCATGTTAACATTATTATTCTGACACTCGACCAGGCTGATTTGGTTCTTGGGTTTAGATCAAGTTTTCCAGATTGAATATTtggcatttttgtttgttggctCACTGGAGTCACCTAGAGGTCAAAGGGACTAAAAGCTCAGGTTGACAACTCAAACGTGTTTGTTCCACGTCAGATGACGTGTTTTGAGATTAGTGTCTGAGGAGAGAGAATGAAACCTGCGTGTCTGGCTGCGATTGTCTGGCCGGGCTTAAGCAGAGGAAATGAGTCTTGTCTGGCTTGAAGAGTCAGACCGGTAGGACACATGTTGTCACTGCCATCCATGAGCCTCTGAAAACTCCTCCTGCAGTGTTCATACCATCgtcactgctcctgctgcttctcaggGGTTTCATGTGGCAGATGACCATCTGAGAATCTGTGGAATCCAAGATCGGCCTCTGAGGCCCGGCAGCACCTGCTGGCTCTCGCAGGGCCAGCGATGGATGGACTGGTCAGCCAGGATTCACAGTATTGAGATGGTTGTTCTTACAGCAGCCTGAGAACTGGTCAGCTGACGGTCGCACACATGAGCCACATACTCtacggtggcagtagtgagtcactgaattgacttgacagctgcacatctgtgatagttacccaCTATGGAGAaggtcttgaaaagaaaaaaacgatgTGATGGCGCCCCCTCCAGTttacactgttcatgaaagcacctgttgaagcaatTTTGacaattaattagaacattttaaggCCATACTTTCAGTTAcgcttcacttatatcttctttggagtttaaatataatatattgtttttattttatatttagacatggtttattctatttattttattcagaattttatactgtttttccaattttctcaacagtttgaatcaagtgtgtttttcctttttttcttcagtaaattcgATGAACATGACTGACTTGCACGTGCTTCTGCTCCTTCTTGGACTTTTCATtgacaaataaatgtctttgcgatgatcacatggtttcatgtcatttcacaaggttttagtttgtttacgtgtaagtagattgaATGTGGTTGtttatcacaaatgaaatcaagagtcatgaatcggTTCTGTTCCTGATACTTATACTATGTGTTTCTGGAAAGGTGGcccccgagatcagaaaggttcagagCCCCTGCTCTACAGTGCAAGCTTTGGGAACCAGGGTTCATGATGAacagatggtgatgaagatcaCAGTAGCTTATGTTCCTATGTCACCTGACCTCTGCTGACCTTGGAAAtggcctccatccatccacgtaGAGAAAGAATTCACCAAATCAATTGGCAGATGAACGATATCGATCAATAGACACATGTGTAACGTATACTACTGTGCAGTGTCGCATGGCACTGAGGTCTGGAACATGTGCCACTCGTGGAAGTAAAACTCTGTTACAGATCTGGAGGGAaacacacactcggctcctTGGTGATCACATGTTGGATCTCACTAGCAGGAAGGACGAACACTCACACCATTGTCCAGACTCTGAcacgcctcctcctccacctgttcTCATTTTCCACTTCTTTCTCTTCTATATTTGCCTTTCGAGCCAATGTTCCACGGCTATTCTTGTCTCGtacctgaaaacaaacagcccAAATTGCGCCATTATTGATTGTCCAGCGACACTTGTGTGTCAGCGGTGGGTCTGCAGCGGAGAGCCGCTTCGCATGCAGAGCTTTTGTTTCTAAAACTGGAGGAACAAGTCGGACGCCGTAATCCCTGAGAGAGCTCAAAGTGCACAAAGTGAGACGAGGGGGGGGGGAAGCAGCGTGAAGATGAGATGAGGAAACGTTAAGAGGGCGTGGAAACGGGCTTGTAAAACTGAGCGCGAGGACCGAGGTTCTGTGATGAACCAGGAACGCAGGTGACCAGACGCACACGCAGCTCTAGATCCGTCTGGAGAGAGACCATCTTCACGCAGGAAGTCATGAGGCGTTATGTGAAGTGAGGCTGGCACCAAACCCAGAGGGAGACTCGTATGAAGAGCATGGGATGAGAAGCTGAGCAGCAAAGTTTCTATCAGGTAAACAAACCGACTGACTTGGCCAGACTTTGATCTCAGGAGAgcactgtcttgtttgtgtgaaTTACTCTGAAAACTGAACAATATTGATCATGAAGTTGAATCATGTGAGATTCATTGAAGATTTTAGGGCCGGGACCTGATGCAGGAGACTCAAAGAGATGGACGGAAAATTCCTGTTTAAAAAGCTTCGGTACTGAAGCGCTAAAAAGTGTTCCGTTCATCACTGGAGCTCTTACATTCGATCGCTCTGGTTTCAAGTATTAAAGGGATCAATTCATTATACAGCCTCTGTTGAAGTGGAGAAGTTTCTGTTTACCGAGTTCCACCTCTAATAAGCAAACACAGCCTTCAAGCATGACTGGGAATTAAACTGCAAGCTCACTGGAGTCCAACtgaaggcctgggggccaaatctggtccGCGGCTTTCACTTCTGAGGCCCCTGAGATGTACTAAGCCTCATGTGCTTCTCTGCCTCTTTTTTGTTTG includes these proteins:
- the LOC128766927 gene encoding platelet-derived growth factor receptor-like protein yields the protein MTVMKRLGWKGRLALCALLVCALISELDAQALKNSSGKKAKLKAPKAASQRAKAVTVKPRIRTSPAASPQTLLTQVINRGKFTKVGDTISVRAGDTLELRCRGRPVQWSVPPYLEEDHEGRLRMIQHERYGVLTLVNSTGADTGEFTCYPTRCEDTDCRKDYDKAVKVFVFFTDPHELFVPSADYYEVVQLRTNWPTLLPCQVTSPQAQVTLHREYPPAEVAVDGAEISFDVKKGFTIHRPRPHHAGALYCVASLGSLRQSSTKYMLIYVNYPTAPPAPVIQASESSLAVGENLRVSCSVVGEQDVAVEISWEYPGQQIGRPQYTQESVTPVGGAPPRQQTHSVLLVDEVRDVDQGTYTCTAQNLQGEKSVSTTVKIVPKVKPRKP